CGGGTGGTTTACACTCTGACGCAGAGTtgttaaaaaaaatactccAATGAAGCCGTGCTGGCCTGAGGGGCGCGCTGTTCGAATCTGGGCAGGGGCGTGGATTATAAGGTCAGTATTCCCCCTCCAtccctttctcttttttctttttttcctttCAAAGGTCCATTTGAATGTCTCTTTTATGATATCATCCTCAGTAGAGAATTTCTTTGGTGTCCTTTTCATTTGTATCCCATGCTTTTTGTTTATCCCAGTCCAGATATGCCCACCCAATTCTTCCTTCATGCTCATTCCTCGTAGAAAACCACTCGCCCATGGCTCAGAGATCCCATAACGCAATCCTGCTGACACTCACCGTCCCTCGTCCAACGTCTTCAACATCCCCAACATCCCTCATGCCTTGCTCTCCTCCAGCAGCTCCCTCGGCCACCGCACCTCAAACCCGCTCACCGTCTTCTGAATCTCCAAATCGCCCGGGTCTCCATCAAACAGCGGCTTCTCCATCTTCTTCTCAAACACCTGCTCGACAAGCAGCCCCCTCTCCCTCACGACATCGAAGAAGGCCAGGTCCTTGTGCCTCAGCCACGGCCGGTACGACGTGAAGAACACATACGCCACGCTCCCCTCCTTCCTCGCCAGCGCCTCCCAGATCGTATCAGCAAGCTTCCCGTGCTCAGAGTGCCGGAACAGCAGATCCGCCAACACCAGCACGTCAAACTTCTTCTCTCCCCCCTCGGCTGAAGAAGCAATCTCCGCCAACAGAGGCTTCACGTCCGCGCCCCAGACATACCCCTTGGGCACCACGACCCCCTCCAGATCCCCCGCCTCGTCCACATTCTTCTGCATCGTCATAACGATATCCGCGTCCGGGAAATCCGACACCACGACGCGCTTCGCGCCCAAGATGCCCGCCGTCAAACTCGGCAGGCCGGCACCGGCACCGAGCTCCAGCACCGTCTTGCCTTTGACGCGGGACGGGTCCGCCTCAAAGTAGTCTGAGACGACCCGGCTTCCGTTCCAGAGGTGGTGCGCTTCGGTGGGCGAGTAGCCGACCAGGTGCAGGGTCAGGACGCGGCCCGAGGCGAGGGTGTGGGTTTGCGAGGTGGGTGGCGGGGTGGGCGGGTAGTAGTCCTCCGGGTCGGCGAAGAGGTCGCCTGTGTCGCCGTCGGCGACGTCGCTTACTGGGCTCATTATGAAGCGTGTGTATTGTTTGCGAAGTGCGTTAGTGGTGGTGGGTGTGGTCCCAGAGCAGCGACTGAGAGGTATCTTGATACCCCGGTTGAAGAGGGGCAGGTCcaagtgagagagagagacctTGTGATGAGCTGAGCGCTAGGTTGTCTCTCTGTGAGACTCCGGGAAAGAATGATGTGACGAGCTTCTCTCTGTGAGAATACTTTCACTTGCTGAGTCGAGCTAGAGCGTCAGTTACGGTCGGGACATGGTGAAGGTTGAGATCAACTTACTTGAATGAATGCGGGGTGTAGAGGGGTCAATCACAAATGAGTCGCAATTTTCgacgtcttttttttttttctcttgcGACGAAGTGAAGTGGGTACAGTGTGAGACAGTCCTCCATCTCCAACCAAAAGAATGAAGTATTGGTGGGCTTGAACACAGTGTGAAGCAGGCGCTGGCACTTCACCTCCTAAGTGTATATGAAGTGCTGAGTGAGTTCTCTGATCTCGATAAACGAGTCTCATCAGGATATGATGAACTTTTTCGAACTGTGCCTTCAGGTCTCTTTATGCCTCCAGCATCCTTTCATCGGCACCAATTTGTCTGAGAGATATCGCTCATGGACCACGTGCAAAGAAGCCTACCAGCCATAAAAGGAGACAAACCGCCGGTATTCAAAGTCTTCGTTCCCTTACACCAGAAGATGAGCGGCTTTGAAAGAAGCCTTGCTTCAGCAAAGCTCGGTTCTGGCACTAAGAAAGGGCGACTAACGATGTCAAGCTGTGTTCACTCCTGGCCACTCACTCACTTCATCAAGCAAGAAAAGACTGCGCTTCAAGACCGCacgtttaactactatttactacAAGACTATCGACTAGTCTTCCTGACATCCCTGTAACAGGGCTACCTTATGACATGCGTAGACTTAGGAAGGTTCGGCCTGGTGGCCGGGAGGTTCAGATGAAGATCTCCTCGTTCTGACACGATCCCGTCTTGCTATCTTATAAAAGGATTCACGCCAGCGGCATCTAGCGACTCTCGGGCAGAGGCAATGGGCCGGGACAGGAGGACTAGTAGCAGTGAGACTGATGATGGTACTGAGGTCGAGCTTGCCGTATACTGTCGGGTTGCCTGATTCACTCAAGCTCACCCCATTGAAAGAGACAAGAACTAAAGAAAGGCCCTGCCAACGCCCATTATCCAGCGATTCGGACGTATTCGCCACACATCGAGCAGATGAGCGTGATGAGCTAGCATGATGAGCTAGCGAGTATTATTGTAGTAGGAAAAAGGCCATGAGCTCGCCCATGAAGCATCTCTGCTGGGTCTCTCAAGACCAAAAGCCTTCGAGACCACTCCTCCTCTAGAACTACCAATTCAACAATAGCCTAGCTACTCTTAACAAATCACATGCCATGTCGGAATCGAAGGATCCTAAGTTTTCAATATAAACGGTCTTCTTGTCAAAGGTACAGGCGGGGTTGTACAACACCATGAACCAGACTTCTACCTATAATgcatactctttatatttttcAATAAGTAGGTCTAGCTTCTTTGAAAAACAATACTTCGTCCAAGTGACTCGCGCCACTTCAAGGGACACACATTTGTCTAAAACGTTCGGGCCCAAGAAGTTCTATATCCAAGCCAAGGAAGTTCAAACACAGGCATACTAAGAGACTTACGTCCCCGCAAGAGATTCGCATTAACTATCTCATAACTCCGTCCACGACCCAACAACACGCACATATTCATTACATACTATCTAGACAGGCGAGACGAACGCAGcaaactaataagtataacctAAAGGACATCGCCTCTTCCTCTATCTATCTCAGCCTAGCAACCCGCACGTATCCGTTACATATCGTTCAAGCGAGTGAGACGAGCGTGACAAGCCAGCAACTTTATACATACCGCCCCATTCACCTACCATCCCCTCTAGTAAATCATCGCTCTCACTTGAAGCCCGACCCGACCCTGTCATGACCGCCGAGCCACCTCCCGAAAAAGTCATGACGAAGACAGATAGGGCGCATTCATCTAGATACCGACCGAACGGATACATATACTACCTTGCCAATCTACCCAGCCTGGATCCAGACCATGATGACATCCTCCCCCTTTACACTCACATCTCCCCGTTCCTCACCCAAACCTCTGCTTCGCCAGCTCCCTCAACCCCTTCATGACACCCTCCTCCCGCTCCCGATACTCCCTGACCCTCTCCTCCCGCTCGGCAGCCCTCGCCCTCGCAATTTCCTCCCTCCTAACCTCCCGTtccgtcttcttcctctcctcCCTCGCCTTCATCGCCTTCAACTCGGCAAAGCTATCACCGCCGCCCATGAGCTCCTGCTCGCCCACCTCCGCCACCCCGCCATCCCCGCCTAACCCCTTCTCCCGAAACTCCTTCATCTTCTCGTTGACCGCCGCCCTCTTCTCGAGCTGCCTCTCCCGCGTCCCCGCCTCCGCGCGCGGGGCGACGTCGTCCAGCCTCTCCCGCTGCAGCTTCCTGTCCTCTTTCCGAGCCTGCCGGAGATCCGACGCACGCGCCGAGCGGTCGCGCGCCGCTTCCTCGGCGAGGGTCTCGCGCTGCAGGGAGAGGTCTACCATGTTGGGGATCCCGGGGCCGGAGCGCTGGCCGGTACCTCGCGAGGTGGGCGGTAGCCTCGGTCCaagatcgtcgtcgtcgtcgtcatctgACTCGTCGTTACGATCCCCATCATCCTCCTCATCAGTCCTCTCC
The window above is part of the Colletotrichum lupini chromosome 9, complete sequence genome. Proteins encoded here:
- a CDS encoding nicotinamide N-methyltransferase, encoding MSPVSDVADGDTGDLFADPEDYYPPTPPPTSQTHTLASGRVLTLHLVGYSPTEAHHLWNGSRVVSDYFEADPSRVKGKTVLELGAGAGLPSLTAGILGAKRVVVSDFPDADIVMTMQKNVDEAGDLEGVVVPKGYVWGADVKPLLAEIASSAEGGEKKFDVLVLADLLFRHSEHGKLADTIWEALARKEGSVAYVFFTSYRPWLRHKDLAFFDVVRERGLLVEQVFEKKMEKPLFDGDPGDLEIQKTVSGFEVRWPRELLEESKA